TCTTCCTCTGCCTCTTCCCTGGCCACGTGAATTTATGCCACGGCCTTGACCTCTCCAATTTATCTTGTCAGATGTGTTGGCTAAAATCTTGAAGGTGTCATTTGTGCCTCGCCTGTCCTGAAGCTGTCGCTCTTGTTGCATGAGCAAAGAAAAAACCTTGTTGATGTGTGGAAGAGGCTCCATGAGGAGAATTTGAGTGCGAATAGTTTGATAGGTGTCATTGAGaccttttaaaaaacaaataacatgtTCAGCCTCTCTGTATTTGAGGGAGATTTTGGATAGATCACAGGTGCATGGGGTAGGACAGGTGCAAGTGGGTAGAGGCCTGAGAGATTCAAGTTCCTCCCAAAGAATTTTCAAATCAGTGTAATAATGACTTATATTTCGTTCTCCCTGCTTTATAGAATGAATATCTTGTAAAagatatgaaattttgaaatagtCACCCTTGGGCAGTGTCAGCATAAAGAACGCTGTCAGCAATTTGGGGTGACAGGGTCTTGATAATCCAAGAAAGAACCATAGTATCACATCTTTCCCATGCTTCAAATAACTTGTCCGTCTTGGCAGGCTTTTGTATGCTGCCATCAATGAATTTGACTTTGTTCTTTGACAGAAGAGCACGTTTTAAGTTTCTGCTCCATGATGAGTAATTAGACTCAGTGAGAACCTGGGAAATGAGAGTGATGCCTGGATTTTCTCCAAGATGCAGATAGTAAGGGCTAGAGGGATTAGTGGTAAGATCAGAATTTAATTCTGTCATGGCAAAAGCGTAACAAGAAACCAAGAACACTCAAGAACATAACAAGAAACCAAGAACACTTCAAGAACGTAACAAGAAACCAAGAACACTCAAGAAACAGGTTGCACTTCTGATACCATAATGAAATAGGCCCAATAACAAGAGGCCCAAAAGccttttctttagaaaatagaaaagtgaaACACGTGGACAAAGAGAGAGTTTTCCAGAAACTCCAAAACACGTCTGATGCAGTGATGGTAGAGAGAGAGAGGCTCTGAAGGGCGACTCCGTGAAGCTAGAGAGAGAAGCCACCGTAGATGAACCGGAAGGCTGCTGTTGCAAGAGGcgtaagagagaaagagatagaTCGTGATGTGAGAAGCATGAAGAGGTGAGAAACTCCAACTTTCATTACTGAGTCATGATCTTACAGTATGTGTGTTTCTTATATTCTAAATGTACTGAAAACTAAACAACCAACTAAAAGAAGGGAAAAATCTAACCTTTTAAAGGTTAGGCTCAAAGGTACGGGAAAACTAAAAACTACtcataacagaaaacaaactaCTCATAACATAAAACAAACTCTAATAAagagactaaacacaaaaacaattgagaaaaacaattgataattAAGAGGATaaactatgaatgaattattttaatctttttcatatgcaattttatatatatatatatatatatatatatatatatatatatatatatatatatatatatataaaatgttttcgAAGTATTAATACATAGTGATTGGTTGTGGTAGGGTCTGGCACGGGTTGTCTCATTTGCAATTTTTTACACACTTTGAAGTCAGTCTTCCACGTGCTTCTGGGACTCTCCCCACTTTCACTTCCACACCTTCGTTACAtatctctctcttctcttcttctcacACCAATTTTCAGttccattttcttctctctctctctctctctctctctctctctcacacacacacacacaccttcCAACTGTCACCAAAACCAGCACTAGAATCACGCAACAGTGCTGTAGACATGGAAGAAGGAGCAAAGCTTGGTGCATgccaaaacaacaacaatgaagttggtgatggtgatggaaTGCAATGCATTCACCACCCTCACCACACTAACACCAGCAACCCTGGTGCCATCTGTGCCTTCTGTCTCCAAGAAAAACTAGGCAagcttctctcttcttctttcccttctcctccttcttcttcttcctctccttcaccttctccttcttttacTCCACCACCTCCTCCTCTCTCACTCAAAACCAACCACCACACTCGCTCCCGCATCCCTTTCCTcgtacaaaacaaaaacaacaccatCAGCACCAAGAACAAGAAGCCCTCTACCACCTCCAACTGTTCCTCTTCGGGTAACATAATTTTCAAGCGCAGTAAGTCCACTGTCACATCCACTAGGAACCACAGCCACTTCATCCACCATGACCACGACTTTTTCAGTCCCAGGAAAAGAAACGGTTTTTGGTCTTTTCTGTATCCTTCTTCGAAAGAAGCAAAGAGCCCAAATGGGAAGCAGAGGGGAAAGTGCCTGGGACAGACCCAGAGAAAGAGTGATCACGTGATTATGGAAGAGGAAAAGTGTTTCAGCTCATCATCCTCCAAGGTTTCGAGATCTAGATCTGTTGGGTGTGGTAGCAGGAGCTTCTCTGCTGATTTCTTCGAGAGGATCTCTTCTGGTCTCGGCGACTGCACTCTCAGGAGAGTCGAGTCTCATCGCGAAGGAAAACATAAGGTTGTAGCTtctgcttcttcttcctcttcttcttctgcttcttcttcttcttcttcttctgctggTGCTGGTGGTGTTGTGAACCATTGCATGAAGGAAAGAGTGAGGTGTGGTGGAATCTTCGGTGGCTTCGCCGTGACTTCCTCGTCTTCTTCtgcgtcttcttcttcttgggttTCTTCCACTGTGGATGATGGCAGAGGAAGGAGTTGGGGGTGGGCATTCGCCAGTCCCATTAGAGCTTTCACCACCAAAGGGTCTTCTTCTTCTAAGAGAGATGCTTCTGATAAGAACGCCACGCCAAACTTATCAGCCATTCCTTCTTTGCTCACTGTTAGAGGCTGAACTCAgattatgcagaaaaaaaaagtggtgTTTTGGAGGCATATTATTTTTTGCTTATGCTATACATTAGCATGCTTGTTCATCTTcgttaatataatattgtaacACTTTCAAGTTGTAATTTTCCCTcacattctttctttttctttctttatgacACTGGAATTCTCTTTCTGTAACCTTTATGCCACCATATTTTATGTAGttattcattgaaaaaaaaaataacattttcatatctttttGTTGGTATTATTTGCTGCCTCTATCTCGATCTTCATGTAATGCAATGTCATGACAAAGACATGTAACTGTAGTTTCTGCAAAATCACTGTTCACTTTGTACCATTGTTTCACCGGTGCAGACGCAATGAGAGAGACTAATAGAGCATCTCCAAATCTAAGAGATCTTAATATACATGCCTATAATTTTTCTAAGATGGGTACTGGttataatttaatagaaaaaaaatatcggTTAGAAAATCGgaaaaaactatcaaaattaaTACATGTAAGTGAAACTTATTTCGTGTTAGAAATACCCTGGCTAAATTGCTATTGGACTCTCATGTCATTTGTACAAACAGATACATTTTAAAAGATCTTATAAACTCATGTCgatcataatttttttgacGTGAAACTTTGTTTATATGACCGCAAATAGATAGTTGGTGTGGAATCATTATCCACATGCATTCACATGATAGAGTGATGCATGAAGAAGGGAGAAGATATATAGAATTAGTAATGGGCATGTTATAGGTGTTTTGTGTTATAAGCAGTGTGAAAAGGAAGTTGATTTTTGGCTTTGGATTCGAGTATTTTAgaactaaataaaatttgagagcATACTTTTCTTGAATAGTCAAATAGATGAACATGGTTGGAGATGAAGTTTGAGTGGTCCCAAGATTGCATTCACCAACAAGATCTTTCATTCACTGTTTCTCACATTTATTATAGTcttcttttttaacattttctcaTCTCCACAGCTGTATGTATAAACGCTAATAATACTTTATTCTCATCTCttaaaagttcaattttaagaaaagtaaatatttggaagaagaaaagaaggtgaaaatatttatattattgattataattgAAATGGGAAACAGTGATGTTGATGGATAGTAATATAGAATGAATATCTGGGAAGATAAGATGTGGGAAAATATGATCGAGACACACAAAAACCTGCTTCAATCACACAACctattctatttataaaataatcagaaaattcttatttattagatacatattcacaaatatttattttatgcttttccttttatttttcttttatcactttatatttacacttttttttatttgaagtgttagaaatttcatataaattgaaaatgaaaccaatttataatatataaataaaatacaaactttatttGGTagaataaattagatttaaaataattttcttaatatcaGAATTATgattatcttaattaaatttatgtgaACATATCATTAAAACTACTTCCTAATACTAGGCATAAAAGAAAATAGCCTAAATGtcatttttcattattcaattcaaaattgTGAATGACTTTATTCAAGTATTAAACTTCACTTagcttaaaattataatttattatatatacagaggactataaattatttaaattgaacatgtttatttaactattttattttttaagtaaaatttgacTGTTTACTAATGGAGTTTTACACCATATTTGAGTTGATCGAGTTATGAACT
This DNA window, taken from Vigna radiata var. radiata cultivar VC1973A chromosome 5, Vradiata_ver6, whole genome shotgun sequence, encodes the following:
- the LOC106760171 gene encoding uncharacterized protein DDB_G0271670; the protein is MEEGAKLGACQNNNNEVGDGDGMQCIHHPHHTNTSNPGAICAFCLQEKLGKLLSSSFPSPPSSSSSPSPSPSFTPPPPPLSLKTNHHTRSRIPFLVQNKNNTISTKNKKPSTTSNCSSSGNIIFKRSKSTVTSTRNHSHFIHHDHDFFSPRKRNGFWSFLYPSSKEAKSPNGKQRGKCLGQTQRKSDHVIMEEEKCFSSSSSKVSRSRSVGCGSRSFSADFFERISSGLGDCTLRRVESHREGKHKVVASASSSSSSSASSSSSSSAGAGGVVNHCMKERVRCGGIFGGFAVTSSSSSASSSSWVSSTVDDGRGRSWGWAFASPIRAFTTKGSSSSKRDASDKNATPNLSAIPSLLTVRG